Genomic DNA from Nomascus leucogenys isolate Asia chromosome 10, Asia_NLE_v1, whole genome shotgun sequence:
acagagcaagactctgtctaaaaacagagtcttttgttttgttttaaacaaaaaagttaaaatttatcaaaaatatacGCACGCAAACACAAACTCTATTTGATGCCATTTGAAGTCAAGAGAAATGCAAGCAAACATAAAGATGTGCAGTATTAAAGTCATAAGTGCATATTTACTGTAGATATACTGTACTCTGTAATAATTTCGTAGCCACCTCCTGTGCTTTCTCTGTGAGCTCAACTGTTGAGTATCGGCTTCAAACACCACGTGAAGCTAATCATCTCCTGGTGAGCAGTTCTCGCCAGTACATTGTGTGTAGAAGTAAAAAGTGATCTTTCGTAGTCATTgcatatgtttcaccatgtttactGCGATACCGTAAACTTTGAATAACCCCCTGGGCCCCATATGCGGGGCCATTAGTGATGCCAGAGCTGCTtccaagaagcaaagaaaagtcatgacattacaaaaAAGGGTTGAACCGCTTGATCTCTACCACAGATTGAGATCTGCAGCTGTGGTTACTGCCGCTTCAGACAGACAATTTCTCTTATAAACAGACAACATAAACTTATGGTATTGATAAATACAGCACagtgctgtgaaggtattttctctttctaataaTGTTTTCAGTAACATGTACTTTTCTCTAGCTGACTTTATTGTAAGAATCCAgcacataatacatataacatacaaaatatgtcttttttcttttttttccagagacaggatcttgctctgtcacccaggctggagtgcagtggtgcaatcatggcatTGCAGCCTcgatcctgggctcaagcgatcctcccacctcagactcctcagtagctgggactacaggcacacaccaccacgcccagctaattatttttattttttattatttgtagaggtggggtctcactatgttgcccaggctggtcctgaactcctggcttcaagcagtcttcccgcctcggcctcctaaagtgctgggattacaggcataagccactgtgcctggcttcaaatATGTCTTACTCAATTGTTTATATACTGGGTAAAGCTtttggtcaacagtaggctattagtagttgaACTTTGGGGGAGTCAAAGTCATGCACAGATTTTCCACTGCGTGGGGGTTCGGCACCCCATCCCCacgttgttcaagagtcaactgcgTGGCCTTTGCCCATCACTGCGGGACCTTGCATTTTCCCTCCCCGGCTGAAGCATCTTTTCCTGCCAGCCTCCGTTCCAAGCTCCAAGGCTGCCCCCTTGCGAGTTTCACATGGTATAACAGCGTCATtatcctgcctcctgcctcctctcctacTCGGAAATCAAATGTTCTCTCCCGGGAACTGATTTCAGAGTAGCGTGTCCTCAAGTGCATCACCGGAGTGGCAGTTCCTGTGGGTCAGAAACAGactgcctcctccttcctctaAGTACAAGGCCTCTGCTCGCGGCCCACTGAAGACAGGCAGGTGAGGACGtgcagaggggagagaaagacagGCGAGGAAGGGGGCCGACCTTGCAGTGGCAAACTTACCTCCCCCTGCCACCTTGCTCTGGCTCCGTGCTCCTCTCTTGACTGGGGTGCTGCCCTCGGTAGGCACCACTCTCCGCTTGAGTGGCTCCAGGGAGGCCTCCGGGCCAGGCTGCCCTGCAGTTCCTCCGAAGCAGCCCCCCGCAGGGGCCTGGAGAAGCAGCCGGGCCCTCCTGCCCCATGCTCCTTCCCCCGAGCGGTGGCGTTACTTCTGGGACTTGCCCCCTTGCGTTCTTGCCGCACACGCTGTCTTCAGGCCAGGACCCCTTCCCAAGTAACCGGTCACCAGCGGATTAAGCACCACACTCCAGGCACCCGTGATGAGCCCCAGCTTCCGCCAGGAGCCTCCCAGATTGGGGTACAGGAAGCTGGCCACGTTGGAGGCGTTGTAGGGTCCTACGCAGAGCAGTAGCGTAAGGAGGGCCCCGCCGGCCACCCAGGCGGCCCTCAGCTTCCGCCTATGCGTCAGGCCAGAGTGGGCCAGTGCCCGGAGGCAGCCCACGTAGCAGAAGGCTGTGATGGCCAAGGGCAGAAaaaagagcaggagagagaggctgaagcgggccgGGCCGGCAGAGGCCGGGTCCCAGGCCTCCAGGCAGACCGGAGAGCCGTTGACCGGTGTGTTGATGCCCAGGGAGGTGTTGCTGGGGTCCAGCCAGCCTCCCGGAGCCTCCAACCCAAAGACCAGACCCAGGTGACACAGGACGAGGGCCCAGATGGCCGCGCACACCCCCCAGGAATAGCACGGCCTCCGGAAGGCTTGGTAGCCCAAGGGGAAGGCTGCTCCCAGGTAGCGGCCTGCACTCAGGGCGGCCAGGAAGCCCCCGCCGGCATAGAGTGGAGAGAAGTGGGCCACTGCGAAGACGGGGCACAGCGAGGCCGGCAGAGGCCAGGCCCCCGAGGCCAGCGCCTCCACCGCCTTCAGGGGCAGGGAGACTGTCAGCAGCAGGTCGGAGCAGCCCAGGTTCAGGGCGTAGACCAGGCTAGGGGTGAGACGGAGCCGGGCGTGGGCCGTCGCGCCTCGGATGGCCAAGACGTTGAGCGGGAAGCCCAGCGCAAAGGCGGCCACATAGAGGCCGAAGGAGAGCTGCAGAGGCAGGTCCATGGGGCCGCCGTCCTGGCCTGCACGGCTCCTGTGTGCAACTGGCTCCCTGTCCTCAGGTCTTGGGGCCCCGGAGAGGAGGGGCTCCTGGGATCACTCGCGGGTTCCAGCCCTGTGTGGAGGATTACAATTCGCCTGGTGGGATCACGGAGGAAACGGAGGTCCACAGAGAAAGGCAGCAGTCAGGGAGCAGCGGAGCCTGGATGAGAAGCCAGGACCTGTGGCCCCCAGTCCTGTGCTTTCTCTCCACCATATCACCTCTTAAAACCAGGGAAGCTCCTGCAGTGTCACAGGAGATAGGATGTGGCACGCAGGTCCCAGAGGAAGAAGGCTTCTCGATTTCTGAGACTCTGTGGGGAGGAGGGCTGGAGAGAATTCAGAACAGGGCTGGGACCACAGCCTGAGCCTTCCCTGGGAATGGGAGTTTGACTCCTGAGCCCACTGCCCTCCCTGGTTCCCTGGCAAGGCAGGAGCTGCTCCCCCACAGTGGAAAGCCAGAGGAGAAGCAGGGAGGAGAAGGGTGTGGATGAAGTGAGGGTGTGGCCAGGGGCAGGAAAAGGGGGTCCCCCAGGGAGAGCCCAAGGGTCAGCTGGGCCCCATCCGTGTCACGGTTGAGCTTAGCAGTTCTCAGGGGCCACCTGGGCAGGGGGTCTGGGGGTCTGGGGAACAGTCAGGTGAAGAGAGGAGCCACAGAGAGAGGGACCCACCTCCGGTGCTGCCAGATGTCCCTGAGGCTCAGCAGTCCCCTCAGCGGGCTGACGGAGGATGCCCGGGATGGGCAGTGAGCCggaaggggaggagggcaggTGACAGGGCCATTAGCCTGAGGTTCTAGCAGCTTGGGTGAGCAGCTAATGGGGCATCCCGGCTGGAGGTGAGGCCACACCAGAGGAGGTGAGGGGCTGGGAAGATGCAGGAACACAGAGGGGCCAGGGAGGAATCGGGGTCCTATCTGGATAGGGGCCGGGTGTGTAGCCAGTGCCCCTCAAGAGCAGGGCTCAGGGACTTGGCCACAACCCAGCGCTATTCCCTCCCCAACCCTCCTGCCTGTTCACACCTGTGCTGGGGCCAGGTCTTCTCTACCCTCACCCCTGGGCAGTCCCTGGGCCTCGCTGGCTCACCCCTGACAACACAGGGTGCCCCGTGACCGCAGCCACCAAACCATCTCCAAGTGGCAGTGGGTGTGTGGGGTAAGGAGTGATCACACCCAGGTGCGGTTCTGCATAGGCTGTGGGCTTTAGTTTTTGCGAGGAGGGGCCCCCCTGTTCTGCCTCTGCTTCCCCTCTAGCTCCATGGTGGTGGCTTCCGACCTTCCCAGGGCtggaggaaggagcaggaggaggaaggcaaGGAACGGGGGCAGCCTCTGCTGACTGGCACTGGAGGACCCAGCTTGTGGCCCCCACTCTGCCTGTCAAGGGGTGGCACAGATGTCCAAGCCGACTCCCCCCCAGGTGCATGGCTGGGGACACTGGGGGGCACTCCCCGAGGCACAGGGAATGTGGCACCGGCCGGCTGCATAGCTTCCTTCTCTCAGCCCTGGGAATCCTCCCAGCCTTTCGTGTTTCCCACTGGGGTCACCTGAGCCTCCCAGGAGGACCTAAGGAAGATTTCTAACCTCTCTAGACGCTCTCTCAGGTGTGCCCACGCCTGCTGGTGAGAAGCCAGCTCTGCTCTGTgattctgtctctgtctctcactgtgcccgtgtctgtctgtctgtcggTCTGTCTCTGTTTCCTGCCTCAGAATGACAACACAGCCTCTCCACATCAGTTTTCTCAGGCGTGTGTGGGTCACCTGACCACTCTGCCCCTTCCGAATTCCAGGTCCCCCATCATAAACCTCTCTCTGTGTGGCCTCCTGGCAGCTCTGGTCACCAGGCTTCAGGGGGGACAGCAAGGGGGTCTCAGCCTATCACTAACTCCCTCAAAGACACCGTCTCACTGCTTTTCATACCTCAGAGCCACTAAATTGGTCCATGCTCGCTTTTTTCTCGAGAGCCGCATCTGAGGTGCAGCACCCGCTGTGAGCGGAGAACTGGCCTCCTACTGTTCAGTGTGTTGTTGGGAACCGAGAAACGGACAGAACAGAGGAAGAATCCACAGCAGTGCGGTTTCCCCTCCTACAGCAAGAGTGAAGCCCCAGGGAGCCGTTGGGTTTTCCAGATCTTCTCTGCTTTGGCCCCACCCACCTGGCATCTGGATCTTTGCCCAAGGGCACCTTCTCCGAGGGCCTTCCCGGGTGCCTCAGCCACACTGATCCCTCCTGTGAATCTCACTTTTGTTGTCTTTCTTCAGTGCGACATCGTCTTGGCTGGCTCCCGAGCTAGAATGCCGGCCTCCTGAGGGCAAATGCTTTGGCCTGCTTTGCCTACTACACGTTGCACAGCAGGTGTTTGGGAACCTAAATGCACGATCCATTGTCTGGACCGTGGGAAGACTGTGAGAGCTGGGGTTGTGGAAGGCAGCCTGCGTCTGGAGTCCTGGTCCCCCAGCTTCCTGGCCACCTGCTCTTCACCTGCTCTTCACGCCTCAGCAATGTCTATTGATGGCCACATCTCATGGTCAATCAGCCATGTAGTAGGTTTATGTCAGCAGCTGTGCTGAGGGACAGGGTGGGAACGGGAAGACGCTTGATGGTTGCCAGGGAGCTTGAGCCAGGCCCTTCAGGCTTAGGACTGCCTCAGCTCCCTCCAGGGGATCTTGCCTTAAAAATCCTTGGCGGCCCTAGACTGGAGATCCCCAAGGTTGGTCCTATACCTTATCTTTTTGGTGTCCTAACAACTGGCTCTGTACTGGTGCATTTCCAGGTGCTCAGTATCTGTGTGCCGAATGAGTGAAGAAAGGGTTGAATGACACCAGACTTCATTTTGGGCACAGACACCCTAACACCCTCCCTGTCTCATTTaaacagtttttgttgttgttttgagacggagtctcgctctgttgcccaggctagagtgcagtggcgtgatctcggctcactgctacctccgcctcccaggttcaagtgattctcctgcctcagcctcccaagtagctgaaattacaggtgtgaaccaccatgcccagctaatttttgtattttcggtagagacaggattttgccatgttggctaggctggtcttgaactcctgaccttaggtgatctgcccaccttggcctcccagaatgctgtgattacaggcgtgatccaccacgcctggcctttaaaCAGTTCTTAAAGCCTCACCTTCCTCCAGAAAAGTTAATGGTGCTCACGAGAATCAAACCAGGGACAAAGTGGATTGATGGGGAGATCAAGGCCTCCCTGAACCATAATTCCTAGCGTTACCGTTCAGGTACTGAGCAGAGAcgggaggggaaggagggtgggaaAGGAAGGTAGCAGTCTGGGGACACCTGCCACGTGCTAGGAACCGATGTCCTTGATGATCAGATAATCACACCC
This window encodes:
- the FFAR1 gene encoding free fatty acid receptor 1; amino-acid sequence: MDLPLQLSFGLYVAAFALGFPLNVLAIRGATAHARLRLTPSLVYALNLGCSDLLLTVSLPLKAVEALASGAWPLPASLCPVFAVAHFSPLYAGGGFLAALSAGRYLGAAFPLGYQAFRRPCYSWGVCAAIWALVLCHLGLVFGLEAPGGWLDPSNTSLGINTPVNGSPVCLEAWDPASAGPARFSLSLLLFFLPLAITAFCYVGCLRALAHSGLTHRRKLRAAWVAGGALLTLLLCVGPYNASNVASFLYPNLGGSWRKLGLITGAWSVVLNPLVTGYLGRGPGLKTACAARTQGGKSQK